Genomic segment of Streptomyces alboniger:
CGCCGTGCGCGCCGCCCTGCTGGACATCCTGCCGCTGACGGATGAGGCCACCGACAGCAACCGCGTCTGGGTCTCCTCCTGGGACACCGCGCTCGCCGACCCCGAACTGGGCGCCGACCACGCCCGCAAGTACGCACGGAGCCGGGACAAGCTGCGCGACCTGATCGCGGAGGCCCAGCGGCTCGGCGAGCTGTCCCCGGGCGACCCCGCCCGCATCGCCGCCGGCGCACAGGCCTTCGTCCTCGGCCTCGTGGTGCAGGCCCTCCTCGACGCCCCGGCGTTCCCGCCGCACCGCCAGGTCGAACTCCTCGACGACCACCTGGCCGCACTCGTCCCCACGCCCGGCGGCTGACACGGCGAGGTCCTCTTGCCAAGGGCCGGGGGGAAGTCCACGATTGTCCCTCCTCGGATCACCTCCGAGGTGACAGCCGGCACGTGCACCAGGAGGCCCCGCTGTGGATTTCGGACTTGTGCTGCAAACGGACCCGCCCGCCTCGGCGGTCGTCGGACTCATGCGGCGCGCGGAGCGCAACGGCTTCCGCTACGGCTGGACGTTCGACTCCACGGTTTTGTGGCAGGAGCCGTTCGTCATCTACAGCCGCATCCTCGAACACACCACGCGGCTGACGGTGGGCCCCATGGTCACCAACCCGGGCACCAGGACCTGGGAGGTCACCGCCTCCACGTTCGCCACGCTCAACGACATGTACGGCAACCGCACGGTCTGCGGCATCGGGCGCGGGGACTCCGCGATGCGCGTCGCGGGCCGCAGGCCGAACACGCTGGCCCGGCTCGGCGAGGCGATCGACGTCATCCGCGACCTCGCCGAGGGGCGCGAGGCGGACGTCGACGGGCAGCGGCTGCGGCTGCCCTGGGTGCGGGAGGGGAAGCTGCCGGTGTGGATGGCGGCGTACGGCCCCAAGGCGCTCGCGCTCGCCGGGCAGCGGGCGGACGGGTTCATCCTCCAGCTCGCCGACCCCTATCTGACCGAGCACATGGTGAAGGCCGTGCGGGACGCGGCGGCCGCGGCGGGGCGTGACCCGGGCGACGTGAAGATCTGCGTCGCGGCGCCCGCGTACGTCGGCGACGACCTCGCGCACGCCCGTGAGCAGTGCCGGTGGTTCGGCGGGATGGTCGGCAACCACGTCGCCGACCTGGTCACCAGGTACGGCGAGGACTCCTCCGTGGTGCCGCGCTCCCTCACCGAGTACATCAAGGCGCGGGAGGGCTACGACTACAGCCACCACGGGCGGGCCGGGAACCCGGACACGGCCTTCGTGCCCGACGAGATCGTCGACCGGTTCTGCCTCCTCGGCCCCGTCGACTCCCACCTCGAACGGCTGCGGGAGCTGAGGGAGTTGGGGGTCGACCAGTTCGCCCTGTACGCGATGCACGACGCCCGGGAGGAAGTGATCGACGCGTACGGCACGTCGGTCATCCCGCAGCTCACCTGAGGGACGAGGTGAACGCGAGGA
This window contains:
- a CDS encoding TetR/AcrR family transcriptional regulator, with the translated sequence MPRTKGDHEARRRDVSEAVWRVLAAHGFGGLTMRAVAAELGATTGLLTHYFRTKRDLVAYALDLLERRTAARPRRTAGPGVSAVRAALLDILPLTDEATDSNRVWVSSWDTALADPELGADHARKYARSRDKLRDLIAEAQRLGELSPGDPARIAAGAQAFVLGLVVQALLDAPAFPPHRQVELLDDHLAALVPTPGG
- a CDS encoding TIGR03842 family LLM class F420-dependent oxidoreductase, with product MDFGLVLQTDPPASAVVGLMRRAERNGFRYGWTFDSTVLWQEPFVIYSRILEHTTRLTVGPMVTNPGTRTWEVTASTFATLNDMYGNRTVCGIGRGDSAMRVAGRRPNTLARLGEAIDVIRDLAEGREADVDGQRLRLPWVREGKLPVWMAAYGPKALALAGQRADGFILQLADPYLTEHMVKAVRDAAAAAGRDPGDVKICVAAPAYVGDDLAHAREQCRWFGGMVGNHVADLVTRYGEDSSVVPRSLTEYIKAREGYDYSHHGRAGNPDTAFVPDEIVDRFCLLGPVDSHLERLRELRELGVDQFALYAMHDAREEVIDAYGTSVIPQLT